In a single window of the Macrobrachium rosenbergii isolate ZJJX-2024 chromosome 35, ASM4041242v1, whole genome shotgun sequence genome:
- the LOC136856373 gene encoding LOW QUALITY PROTEIN: pancreatic lipase-related protein 2-like (The sequence of the model RefSeq protein was modified relative to this genomic sequence to represent the inferred CDS: inserted 2 bases in 1 codon; substituted 1 base at 1 genomic stop codon): MKLVPLFALLISTVRGGIAEVVIERPDKRFEGVLPEPEHEIVRQNRTEVLERTERSHKDGELVEVKHFYLWTRNTPANSSEILDPTNPDSISNTTFTARKTFIIVHGFLGWGTEDWILSIKDKLLSLVDCNVIAVDWPAGTSVVQYYIVVGRVVYVAQDLAFLINVLKSRKGLNMDDVHAVGHSLGAHITGLAAKAVPAKFGRITGLDPAGLTYHNTGPADRLDRGDAYYVDVMHTNGCDAKLNPWFSCYGINENLGHSDFWPNGGEYQPACRSGPGLGGDLGCDHMMAHRGTXGRASYRLXYFLPGPTDWDTYASGSCPCSDGAQYMGFYANTEMPGIFYLNTSGSVPYAVRDAVCSPGKTVTNGIVTIVASAGSGLVVIVLIVAVFLVMRRRTVGEISSGLLIEEEDDVRIIGDEVPLPHPSTDDDDELLIREDSATATVIS; encoded by the exons ATGAAGTTGGTGCCGTTGTTTGCACTGCTGATCTCCACTGTCAGGGGAGGCATCGCAGAAGTAGTGATCGAGAGACCGGACAAAAGATTCGAGGGAGTTTTGCCCGAACCCGAAC ATGAAATCGTAAGACAAAACCGCACGGAAGTTTTGGAGAGAACGGAACGCTCACACAAAGATGGCGAACTGGTCGAAGTCAAGCACTTTTATCTCTGGACAAG GAACACTCCAGCGAATTCTTCAGAGATTTTAGACCCGACAAATCCAGATAGTATAAGTAACACCACGTTCACTGCACGAAAGACCTTTATCATCGTCCATGGCTTTCTCGGTTGGGGCACAGAGGATTGGATTTTATCTATAAAGGACA AGTTGTTGAGCCTGGTTGATTGCAACGTCATCGCAGTGGACTGGCCCGCCGGGACGTCTGTAGTTCAGTACTACATTGTCGTTGGGAGAGTGGTTTATGTAGCCCAAGACCTGGCCTTTTTGATAAATGTACTGAAGTCACGAAAAGGTCTCAATATGGACGATGTTCATGCGGTCGGGCATTCTCTAGGTGCCCACATCACTGGCCTGGCAGCTAAAGCAGTCCCTGCTAAGTTTGGAAGGATCACTG GATTGGACCCGGCTGGTTTGACTTACCACAACACCGGCCCCGCTGATAGACTGGACCGCGGAGATGCCTACTACGTTGATGTCATGCACACAAACGGTTGCGACGCCAAATTGAATCCTTGGTTT AGTTGTTACGGCATCAATGAGAACCTAGGTCACTCTGACTTTTGGCCCAACGGTGGGGAGTACCAGCCTGCATGCCGCAGTGGTCCTGGGCTCGGAG GAGACCTTGGCTGCGACCACATGATGGCGCATCGCGGTACTTGAGGGAGAGCATCTTACAGGCT ATACTTTCTTCCTGGACCAACTGACTGGGACACCTATGCCTCCGGGAGCTGCCCCTGTAGCGACGGTGCCCAGTACATGGGTTTTTACGCCAACACGGA GATGCCTGGAATATTTTATCTAAACACGAGTGGTTCCGTTCCCTACGCCGTGAGGGACGCCGTTTGTTCCCCGGGAAAAACGGTGACCAACGGCATCGTCACCATCGTAGCTTCGGCTGGTTCGGGGCTGGTTGTAATCGTTCTCATCGTCGCCGTGTTTCTGGTCATGAGGAGACGCACTGTAGGTGAAATCAGCAGCGGACTTCTGATTGAGGAAGAAGACGATGTCAGGATCATCGGCGACGAAGTCCCCCTTCCTCATCCTTCTACGGACGACGATGATGAGCTGTTAATCCGAGAGGACAGTGCAACAGCGACCGTCATAAGTTAG
- the IP3K1 gene encoding inositol-trisphosphate 3-kinase homolog isoform X3, which yields MKPVSTAARIITVSGERKAEIEKLLLGAVGFKPHKDSKSHSDANQRLHDDSHPATAAEADQHHHQHKSSSSSSHSSKRSSLTRRWRKSSLKKKGSSSEEDHHNATATSPTKSSNSTGSSCDSSSSVKSAHSSPSPSHDAQQQQIPNANTCSVPSNGRLNMDASDVVFANDCVVGESDMSMLQRLALNALNLTAPASSVLLNNRRNNWIQLSGHPGSLAPAGPGTIWKKRGPEPVETEAYKALATDPAREITPTFFREIKYQEEYFIEMADLLYSFNNPCVMDIKMGTRTFLETEVSNTTARHDLYEKMIKVDVSAPSRKESEEKAVTKLRYMDFRDNMSSSRSLGFRIEALKMSGSDAITELQTVRSREEVANIMNGFLKGRESTKRQIIERLHHLRKVFVNSPFFQGHEVIGSSILIIYDDEKAGVWMIDFAKTVPLPSGMKVTHEKPWELGNHEEGYLFGIDNLLRVVDEVPVTKTKKLGLFCTP from the exons GTCAGCGGAGAACGGAAAGCGGAGATCGAGAAACTGCTGCTGGGGGCTGTGGGATTCAAACCCCACAAGGACTCGAAGAGTCACTCGGACGCCAACCAGAGGCTCCACGACGATTCCCATCCGGCCACAGCAGCCGAAGCGgaccaacaccaccaccaacacaagtcctcttcctcttcctcccactcGAGCAAAAGGTCGTCGCTCACCAGGCGATGGAGGAAGTCGTCCCTGAAGAAGAAGGGTAGCAGCAGCGAGGAGGACCACCACAATGCAACAGCGACGTCTCCCACCAAGTCCTCGAACTCCACCGGTTCCTCTTGCGACTCCTCTTCCTCCGTCAAGTCTGCGCACAGTTCTCCCTCGCCTAGTCACGATGCCCAGCAGCAACAGATCCCAAACGCCAAcacttgcagcgtcccttcaaacGGTCGTCTCAACATGGATGCTAGTGACGTCGTCTTTGCGAACGACTGCGTTGTCGGAGAGAGTGACATGTCCATGCTGCAGAGATTAGCCCTG AACGCCCTCAACCTGACCGCGCCGGCTTCCTCGGTCCTGCTAAACAACCGCCGAAACAACTGGATACAGCTCTCCGGCCACCCCGGGTCCTTGGCACCGGCAGGTCCCGGCACCATATGGAAGAAGCGGGGTCCAGAGCCCGTGGAGACGGAAGCCTACAAAGCCCTCGCCACAGATCCTGCCAGGGAGATAACCCCCACCTTTTTCAGGGAGATAAAGTATCAGGAAGAAT ATTTTATAGAAATGGCCGACCTGCTGTACAGCTTCAACAACCCTTGCGTCATGGACATCAAAATGGGCACTCGGACATTCCTGGAGACGGAAGTCTCCAACACCACAGCTCGTCACGATCTGTACGAAAAG ATGATCAAGGTCGACGTCTCGGCACCCAGCAGAAAAGAGAGCGAGGAGAAAGCCGTCACCAAGCTGAGGTATATGGACTTCCGCGACAACATGAGCTCGTCCCGTTCCCTCGGTTTCAGGATAGAAGCCTTGAAG ATGAGCGGGAGCGATGCAATCACGGAACTCCAGACCGTCAGGAGCCGGGAAGAGGTAGCTAACATCATGAACGGGTTCCTGAAGGGAAGAGAGAGTACGAAACGGCAAATAATCGAACGCCTCCACCACCTGAGGAAAGTCTTTGTCAACTCGCCATTCTTCCAGGGACACGAG GTAATTGGAAGCAGTATATTGATAATCTACGACGACGAGAAGGCTGGCGTGTGGATGATTGACTTTGCCAAAACGGTTCCACTTCCCTCCGGGATGAAGGTGACTCACGAGAAGCCGTGGGAACTCGGAAACCACGAAGAGGGTTACCTCTTCGGGATTGATAATCTCTTGCgg GTTGTGGATGAAGTGCCTGTGACTAAGACCAAAAAGCTTGGGTTGTTCTGTACACCTTGA
- the IP3K1 gene encoding inositol-trisphosphate 3-kinase homolog isoform X4, whose amino-acid sequence MDASDVVFANDCVVGESDMSMLQRLALNALNLTAPASSVLLNNRRNNWIQLSGHPGSLAPAGPGTIWKKRGPEPVETEAYKALATDPAREITPTFFREIKYQEEYFIEMADLLYSFNNPCVMDIKMGTRTFLETEVSNTTARHDLYEKMIKVDVSAPSRKESEEKAVTKLRYMDFRDNMSSSRSLGFRIEALKMSGSDAITELQTVRSREEVANIMNGFLKGRESTKRQIIERLHHLRKVFVNSPFFQGHEVIGSSILIIYDDEKAGVWMIDFAKTVPLPSGMKVTHEKPWELGNHEEGYLFGIDNLLRVVDEVPVTKTKKLGLFCTP is encoded by the exons ATGGATGCTAGTGACGTCGTCTTTGCGAACGACTGCGTTGTCGGAGAGAGTGACATGTCCATGCTGCAGAGATTAGCCCTG AACGCCCTCAACCTGACCGCGCCGGCTTCCTCGGTCCTGCTAAACAACCGCCGAAACAACTGGATACAGCTCTCCGGCCACCCCGGGTCCTTGGCACCGGCAGGTCCCGGCACCATATGGAAGAAGCGGGGTCCAGAGCCCGTGGAGACGGAAGCCTACAAAGCCCTCGCCACAGATCCTGCCAGGGAGATAACCCCCACCTTTTTCAGGGAGATAAAGTATCAGGAAGAAT ATTTTATAGAAATGGCCGACCTGCTGTACAGCTTCAACAACCCTTGCGTCATGGACATCAAAATGGGCACTCGGACATTCCTGGAGACGGAAGTCTCCAACACCACAGCTCGTCACGATCTGTACGAAAAG ATGATCAAGGTCGACGTCTCGGCACCCAGCAGAAAAGAGAGCGAGGAGAAAGCCGTCACCAAGCTGAGGTATATGGACTTCCGCGACAACATGAGCTCGTCCCGTTCCCTCGGTTTCAGGATAGAAGCCTTGAAG ATGAGCGGGAGCGATGCAATCACGGAACTCCAGACCGTCAGGAGCCGGGAAGAGGTAGCTAACATCATGAACGGGTTCCTGAAGGGAAGAGAGAGTACGAAACGGCAAATAATCGAACGCCTCCACCACCTGAGGAAAGTCTTTGTCAACTCGCCATTCTTCCAGGGACACGAG GTAATTGGAAGCAGTATATTGATAATCTACGACGACGAGAAGGCTGGCGTGTGGATGATTGACTTTGCCAAAACGGTTCCACTTCCCTCCGGGATGAAGGTGACTCACGAGAAGCCGTGGGAACTCGGAAACCACGAAGAGGGTTACCTCTTCGGGATTGATAATCTCTTGCgg GTTGTGGATGAAGTGCCTGTGACTAAGACCAAAAAGCTTGGGTTGTTCTGTACACCTTGA
- the IP3K1 gene encoding inositol-trisphosphate 3-kinase homolog isoform X2, which yields MAKHSIQFPPASYSFLAPLLYQVSGERKAEIEKLLLGAVGFKPHKDSKSHSDANQRLHDDSHPATAAEADQHHHQHKSSSSSSHSSKRSSLTRRWRKSSLKKKGSSSEEDHHNATATSPTKSSNSTGSSCDSSSSVKSAHSSPSPSHDAQQQQIPNANTCSVPSNGRLNMDASDVVFANDCVVGESDMSMLQRLALNALNLTAPASSVLLNNRRNNWIQLSGHPGSLAPAGPGTIWKKRGPEPVETEAYKALATDPAREITPTFFREIKYQEEYFIEMADLLYSFNNPCVMDIKMGTRTFLETEVSNTTARHDLYEKMIKVDVSAPSRKESEEKAVTKLRYMDFRDNMSSSRSLGFRIEALKMSGSDAITELQTVRSREEVANIMNGFLKGRESTKRQIIERLHHLRKVFVNSPFFQGHEVIGSSILIIYDDEKAGVWMIDFAKTVPLPSGMKVTHEKPWELGNHEEGYLFGIDNLLRVVDEVPVTKTKKLGLFCTP from the exons GTCAGCGGAGAACGGAAAGCGGAGATCGAGAAACTGCTGCTGGGGGCTGTGGGATTCAAACCCCACAAGGACTCGAAGAGTCACTCGGACGCCAACCAGAGGCTCCACGACGATTCCCATCCGGCCACAGCAGCCGAAGCGgaccaacaccaccaccaacacaagtcctcttcctcttcctcccactcGAGCAAAAGGTCGTCGCTCACCAGGCGATGGAGGAAGTCGTCCCTGAAGAAGAAGGGTAGCAGCAGCGAGGAGGACCACCACAATGCAACAGCGACGTCTCCCACCAAGTCCTCGAACTCCACCGGTTCCTCTTGCGACTCCTCTTCCTCCGTCAAGTCTGCGCACAGTTCTCCCTCGCCTAGTCACGATGCCCAGCAGCAACAGATCCCAAACGCCAAcacttgcagcgtcccttcaaacGGTCGTCTCAACATGGATGCTAGTGACGTCGTCTTTGCGAACGACTGCGTTGTCGGAGAGAGTGACATGTCCATGCTGCAGAGATTAGCCCTG AACGCCCTCAACCTGACCGCGCCGGCTTCCTCGGTCCTGCTAAACAACCGCCGAAACAACTGGATACAGCTCTCCGGCCACCCCGGGTCCTTGGCACCGGCAGGTCCCGGCACCATATGGAAGAAGCGGGGTCCAGAGCCCGTGGAGACGGAAGCCTACAAAGCCCTCGCCACAGATCCTGCCAGGGAGATAACCCCCACCTTTTTCAGGGAGATAAAGTATCAGGAAGAAT ATTTTATAGAAATGGCCGACCTGCTGTACAGCTTCAACAACCCTTGCGTCATGGACATCAAAATGGGCACTCGGACATTCCTGGAGACGGAAGTCTCCAACACCACAGCTCGTCACGATCTGTACGAAAAG ATGATCAAGGTCGACGTCTCGGCACCCAGCAGAAAAGAGAGCGAGGAGAAAGCCGTCACCAAGCTGAGGTATATGGACTTCCGCGACAACATGAGCTCGTCCCGTTCCCTCGGTTTCAGGATAGAAGCCTTGAAG ATGAGCGGGAGCGATGCAATCACGGAACTCCAGACCGTCAGGAGCCGGGAAGAGGTAGCTAACATCATGAACGGGTTCCTGAAGGGAAGAGAGAGTACGAAACGGCAAATAATCGAACGCCTCCACCACCTGAGGAAAGTCTTTGTCAACTCGCCATTCTTCCAGGGACACGAG GTAATTGGAAGCAGTATATTGATAATCTACGACGACGAGAAGGCTGGCGTGTGGATGATTGACTTTGCCAAAACGGTTCCACTTCCCTCCGGGATGAAGGTGACTCACGAGAAGCCGTGGGAACTCGGAAACCACGAAGAGGGTTACCTCTTCGGGATTGATAATCTCTTGCgg GTTGTGGATGAAGTGCCTGTGACTAAGACCAAAAAGCTTGGGTTGTTCTGTACACCTTGA
- the IP3K1 gene encoding inositol-trisphosphate 3-kinase homolog isoform X1 has protein sequence MYLDASDIYFEAARGSFLHKLPGLGTLRTRVSGERKAEIEKLLLGAVGFKPHKDSKSHSDANQRLHDDSHPATAAEADQHHHQHKSSSSSSHSSKRSSLTRRWRKSSLKKKGSSSEEDHHNATATSPTKSSNSTGSSCDSSSSVKSAHSSPSPSHDAQQQQIPNANTCSVPSNGRLNMDASDVVFANDCVVGESDMSMLQRLALNALNLTAPASSVLLNNRRNNWIQLSGHPGSLAPAGPGTIWKKRGPEPVETEAYKALATDPAREITPTFFREIKYQEEYFIEMADLLYSFNNPCVMDIKMGTRTFLETEVSNTTARHDLYEKMIKVDVSAPSRKESEEKAVTKLRYMDFRDNMSSSRSLGFRIEALKMSGSDAITELQTVRSREEVANIMNGFLKGRESTKRQIIERLHHLRKVFVNSPFFQGHEVIGSSILIIYDDEKAGVWMIDFAKTVPLPSGMKVTHEKPWELGNHEEGYLFGIDNLLRVVDEVPVTKTKKLGLFCTP, from the exons ATGTACTTAGATGCGAGCGACATTTATTTCGAGGCAGCGAGGGGGTCCTTTCTTCACAAGTTGCCGGGACTTGGGACGTTAaggacacgt GTCAGCGGAGAACGGAAAGCGGAGATCGAGAAACTGCTGCTGGGGGCTGTGGGATTCAAACCCCACAAGGACTCGAAGAGTCACTCGGACGCCAACCAGAGGCTCCACGACGATTCCCATCCGGCCACAGCAGCCGAAGCGgaccaacaccaccaccaacacaagtcctcttcctcttcctcccactcGAGCAAAAGGTCGTCGCTCACCAGGCGATGGAGGAAGTCGTCCCTGAAGAAGAAGGGTAGCAGCAGCGAGGAGGACCACCACAATGCAACAGCGACGTCTCCCACCAAGTCCTCGAACTCCACCGGTTCCTCTTGCGACTCCTCTTCCTCCGTCAAGTCTGCGCACAGTTCTCCCTCGCCTAGTCACGATGCCCAGCAGCAACAGATCCCAAACGCCAAcacttgcagcgtcccttcaaacGGTCGTCTCAACATGGATGCTAGTGACGTCGTCTTTGCGAACGACTGCGTTGTCGGAGAGAGTGACATGTCCATGCTGCAGAGATTAGCCCTG AACGCCCTCAACCTGACCGCGCCGGCTTCCTCGGTCCTGCTAAACAACCGCCGAAACAACTGGATACAGCTCTCCGGCCACCCCGGGTCCTTGGCACCGGCAGGTCCCGGCACCATATGGAAGAAGCGGGGTCCAGAGCCCGTGGAGACGGAAGCCTACAAAGCCCTCGCCACAGATCCTGCCAGGGAGATAACCCCCACCTTTTTCAGGGAGATAAAGTATCAGGAAGAAT ATTTTATAGAAATGGCCGACCTGCTGTACAGCTTCAACAACCCTTGCGTCATGGACATCAAAATGGGCACTCGGACATTCCTGGAGACGGAAGTCTCCAACACCACAGCTCGTCACGATCTGTACGAAAAG ATGATCAAGGTCGACGTCTCGGCACCCAGCAGAAAAGAGAGCGAGGAGAAAGCCGTCACCAAGCTGAGGTATATGGACTTCCGCGACAACATGAGCTCGTCCCGTTCCCTCGGTTTCAGGATAGAAGCCTTGAAG ATGAGCGGGAGCGATGCAATCACGGAACTCCAGACCGTCAGGAGCCGGGAAGAGGTAGCTAACATCATGAACGGGTTCCTGAAGGGAAGAGAGAGTACGAAACGGCAAATAATCGAACGCCTCCACCACCTGAGGAAAGTCTTTGTCAACTCGCCATTCTTCCAGGGACACGAG GTAATTGGAAGCAGTATATTGATAATCTACGACGACGAGAAGGCTGGCGTGTGGATGATTGACTTTGCCAAAACGGTTCCACTTCCCTCCGGGATGAAGGTGACTCACGAGAAGCCGTGGGAACTCGGAAACCACGAAGAGGGTTACCTCTTCGGGATTGATAATCTCTTGCgg GTTGTGGATGAAGTGCCTGTGACTAAGACCAAAAAGCTTGGGTTGTTCTGTACACCTTGA